The proteins below come from a single Mustela nigripes isolate SB6536 chromosome 14, MUSNIG.SB6536, whole genome shotgun sequence genomic window:
- the DFFA gene encoding DNA fragmentation factor subunit alpha, giving the protein MEVVGEAETETRALKPCLLRRNHSREQHGVAASCLEELRRKACDILAIDKSLAPVTLVLAEDGTIVDDDDYFLCLPSNTKFVALANNEKWAYSNSDGGTAWISQESFDVDETDSGAGLKWKHVARQLKEDLSSIILLSEEDLQVLIDVPCSDLAQELCQSCITVQGLQNTLQQVLDQREEARQSKQLLELYLQALEKEGSILSKQQESSASFSDDMDAVDAGTNRESSSGVTLTGQVLTALKEKPAPELSLSSRDLELVTKEDPRALAAALSWDVKKTETVQQACRQELGRRLQQVQSLRSLRSMSTRKSSLPGEPPEPKRAKQEPA; this is encoded by the exons ATGGAGGTGGTCGGGGAAGCCGAGACTGAGACCCGGGCTCTGAAGCCTTGTCTGCTGCGCCGCAACCACAGCCGAGAGCAGCATGGCGTGGCGGCCTCCTGTCTCGAGGAGCTGAGGAGGAAGG CCTGTGACATTCTGGCCATTGATAAGTCCCTGGCTCCAGTCACCCTGGTTCTGGCAGAGGACGGCACCATCGTGGATGATGACGATTACTTCCTGTGTTTACCTTCCAATACCAAGTTTGTAGCGTTGGCCAATAATGAGAAGTGGGCATACAGCAATTCAG ATGGAGGCACAGCGTGGATTTCCCAAGAGTCCTTTGACGTGGATGAAACAGACAGCGGGGCAGGGCTGAAGTGGAAGCATGTGGCCAGGCAGCTGAAGGAGGACCTGTCCAGCATCATCCTCCTGTCCGAGGAAGACCTCCAG GTCCTCATTGATGTTCCGTGTTCAGACCTGGCTCAGGAACTCTGCCAAAGTTGCATCACGGTGCAGGGGCTTCAGAACACCCTCCAGCAGGTGCTTGACCAGAGGGAGGAAGCCCGTCAGTCCAAGCAGCTCTTGGAGCTCTACCTCCAGGCTTTGGAGAAGGAGGGCAGCATCTTGTCAAAGCAACAAG AGTCCAGCGCCAGCTTCAGTGATGACATGGATGCAGTCGATGCAGGCACTAACCGTGAGAGCTCATCCGGAGTCACCCTTACCGGCCAGGTCCTTACCGCGCTGAAGGAGAAGCCGGCCCCAGAGCTGAGTCTGTCTAGCCGGGATTTGGAG TTGGTCACCAAGGAAGACCCCAGAGCGCTGGCCGCTGCCTTGAGCTGGGACGTAAAGAAGACGGAGACGGTGCAGCAGGCCTGTCGCCAGGAGCTCGGCCGGCGGCTCCAGCAGGTGCAGAGCCTGCGTTCTCTCCGGAGCATGTCCACGAGGAAGAGCTCGCTGCCCGGAGAACCGCCGGAGCCCAAGCGAGCCAAACAAGAGCCCGCGTAG